The window GCGAACGATGCCGGCAAGATTTAGAATCGGGATTGATGGAACTAAAAGCGATCAAAGATGAAGTAAAGCAAGCTCTTCAACAAGAAGAAGAACTTGATTATCAAACTAAACAAGCGAGAAGAAGGCTTTCGGAAGTAAGCAAATTTTTTCATACATATTCTGAAAAAGATATCCGAAAAGCTTATCAGTATGCCCATGATTTACAGACGAAATTAATCCTGACGAAACAAAAGGCAAAACAGCTGATGGAGCGTCGCGATGATTTGGAACGGCGTCTTAAAAATTTGAAAAATACGATTGAGAGAGCGGACAATCTTGTGGCTCAAATATCAGTTGTTTTGAAATATATGACCAGCGACATGAAGCAAATTGGCCAAGCGCTTGAAGATGCGAAGTTGAAGCAGGAGTTTGGCCTTAGGATATTAGAGGCTCAAGAGGAAGAAAAAAAGCGGCTTTCACGCGAAATCCATGATGGTCCGGCCCAGATGATGGCCAATGTCTTGATGCGCTCGGATTTGATCGAGAAAGTGTACAAAGAAAGAGGAGTGGAAGAAGCTCTTGTAGAAATCCGCAACTTAAAGAACATGGTTCGCAGTGCGCTATATGAAGTCCGACGCATTATATACGATTTGCGGCCAATGGCGCTTGATGATCTGGGCCTGGTCCCGGCTCTGAATAAATTTTTAAGCACTCTTGAGGAGTATAATCGATCCATTCAAAGAAATACGACTATTCGCTTTCGAAACATTGGGCTGGAAGTACGGCTCCCTTCAAAGTTGGAAATTGCTCTTTTTCGCCTGATTCAAGAATCCGTTCAAAATGCGTTAAAGCATTCAAATGCCAGCGAAATTGTTGTGAAACTGGAAATTGGGAAAGAGAAGGTATTGGCGGTCATTAAAGACAATGGCCAAGGGTTTGACATTCATAAACGCAAATCAAATTCGTTTGGGATTCTTGGCATGAAAGAGAGAATAGAACTTTTGGAAGGTGAGTTGAACATTGATTCGAAACCAGGAAAGGGGACCGTTGTAAGGTTAAGCGTCCCGATTCATGTTCATGGAAAGGATTAAGCTATACTTTAAGTAAAACATTTGAGAAGAATTTATAAAAATAAATGATGAAAAGGTAATATGAACAAGGAAATAATTGGTCCAAATAGAAATTATATTAAGAAGCAGAAAGTGCTGACATAATAAGGGAGGAGAAACAATGGCAACGAAGATTGTCATAATCGATGACCATCAATTATTCCGTGAAGGAGTAAAACGAATATTAGAGTTTGAAAAATCTTTTAAGATCGTTGCTGAAGGAGACGACGGATCAGATGTGCTTGAGCTTGTCGAAAGACACAGACCCGATGTGGTCTTAATGGATATTAATATGCCTGGCGTAAACGGTGTAGAGGCAACGAAACAATTGGTGGATGCCTATCCGAAAACGAAAGTGATCATTTTATCCATTCATGATGATGAAAATTATGTGGCGCACGCTTTAACATCAGGAGCGCGCGGCTATCTTTTGAAAGAAATGGATGCGGATGCTCTGATTGAAGCCGTCAAAGTCGTGGCAGAGGGTGGATCGTATTTGCATCCAAAAGTTACTCATAATTTGATCGCCGACTATCGTCGACTCACTTCCAGCGATCGAAAAAAAGGCTTTCAGCAAGGCGAAGTGCGGCGCCCCTATCATTTATTAACGAAACGCGAATGTGAAGTTCTCCAGCTGCTGGCGGACGGAAAAAGCAACAGGGCAATAGGCGAAGCGCTGTATATCAGCGAAAAAACAGTAAAAAACCATGTAAGTAATATTTTGCAAAAAATGAATGTGAACGACCGCACACAAGCAGTCGTAACCGCCATTAAAAGAGGTTGGGTAGAAGTACGCTAGGGGGGTCTGACCCCTTTAGCATTTTAAAGCGGTACATAATGATTCATCCATGCTTGTTTCGGCGGGCGAAATCGACGAAACGAAATTTGTCTAATCGGTGACGCGATTCGGTATATTGGAAGAGAGTCGCATCTTCCAAATAGACATAGTTTTTCACCACCACAATGTGATTGTAATCTTTTATATCCAAAAAGCGGATATCTTCCTCAGTGCACGGCTCTACCACAATTTCTTTTTTGGCAAAACTGATGGCCAACCCCAATTCATTTTCTAAATATTCGTATATGGAGTGTTCACAAATTTCTTTCGTAAGCAGCGGGACATATTGTTTGATGAAAAAGTCGCGATCCAATATCACCCGTTCGCCTTTAATTTCACGAGCTCGAATGACTTTCCATACTTCTGTTTTGTCGGAAACATTCAATTGTCTTGAAAGCCATGGATCCGGATGAATAAGTCCGAGATCGTACACAATCGTTCGGGAGTTCCCCCAAAGAGAATCTTGAAGTTCTTTGAAGCTCACTAGGCCGGAAATCGGGAAGCTCATTTTTGGTGTATCCAACACAATGGATCCTTTGCCGCGGATTTTTTGGATTAATCCGTTCTGTGCCAACAAATTGAGGGCTTTTCGAATGGTTTCTCTCGAAGTGTCGTACAATTCGCAAAGTTCGTTTTCCGATGGCAACGTTTCCATTGGTTTATAAACCCCGTTTTGAATTTTATCTTCCAATTCTTGATAAATTTGCCTATATTTATTATTTCTCATAGTATCACCTGATGATCATTGTACCATATCAGGACCAGTGTGATCATCCTCTGAAAAGGATGGAACAACCAAAAAACGCCCACGGATCAAAGCGGAACTTTTAAAAAGAAAAATAAAACGGAGTTCAAAAAAGCTTTTCATCATTTAGCGAATGAAGAAAAGGAAAAAGCGATTCGTTTGGCTATTCTATTCTGCCAATCTTCCAAAAAGGTGCAAAAAAATCTTTGCGGCTACGATATTTCATCGAAATACAAGCATGCAATCGAGTAAGAATTGACAGCCCTTTCTTTTTTGTCATAAAAGATCTAGGCTCTCTGTTCCTTTTGGATCCAAGAGGTTTTCTATTTTACAAGAAGAAGAATCAGCGGCTGTCTTGCATCAGTTTGAGCATGGTGTTGTGAATGAAATGCTGCCGGAAAGCTCCGGCAGCAAATGGAAGAAACACGATGTTTTAGCGGATATAGTATACGACAGACTCGTACGGACGCAGGACGAGCCGGCGGAAATGCTCCGGTGTGTCTTTGTAGTTAGAAATCAGTACTTTACCGGAGTCTTCCTCCAGAAATTCCGGTTTTTCAAATGTCGTTTCCTCTGCAAAAAAGTTGTTCACCACAAGCAGCTTCTCTCCACTTTTTCCTGTCCGCAGATAAGCGAAAATTTGAGGGTGATCTTTTAAGATCAGCCGGTAATCCCCTTCTGTCACAATATCATATTCTTTTCGAAGCTTAATTAATTTTTGATAGTGATAGAAAATAGAATCGGGGTCTTTAAGCGCCTTTTCTACATTAATTTCTTTATAGTTTTTAGCCAGTCCGATCCAAGGAGTTCCGGTTGTAAACCCGGCGTTTTCCTTATCGTTCCATTGAACAGGCGTCCGGGAGTTATCACGTGACTTTTGCATGAGAATGTCCATTACTTCGGCTTCGCTTTTTCCTTGTTCAAGCAAAATTTTGTGCATATTCAGCGATTCCACATCCCGATATTCTTCAATAGAGGAGAAATAAGGATTGGTCATCCCGATTTCTTCTCCTTGATAAATATAAGGAGTTCCTTGCATCATATGGATCGTGGTAGCAAGCATTTTGGCCGATTCCACCCGATAGCGTCCGTCGTCTCCATAGCGGGAGACAATTCTGGGCTGGTCGTGATTGCACCAAAAGAGAGCATTCCATCCTCCGCCTTCCTGCATTTTCGTTTGCCAGGTAGACAGAATCGATTTTAATTGTGGAAAATCAAGCTCTGCTTTTGTCCACTTTTCGCCGTTTGGATAATCCACTTTCAAATGATGAAAATTGAACGTCATATTTAGTTCCCGGCGATCTGGACGTGTATAAAGAATGCAATTTTCTATCGTGGTGGAGGACATTTCACCCACTGTCATGATGTCGTATTGGGAAAACACTTCACGGTTCATTTCCTGTAAATATTCATGAATGCGAGGTCCGTCGGTATAAAATTTTCGACCGTCTCCTTCTGGATCGTCCGGAAAGCGCCGGTCTTTGGAAATCAAGTTAATGACATCGAGACGGAAGCCATCGACTCCTTTTTGGAGCCAAAAATGCATCATTTTGTACAGTTTTTTGCGCAATGTTTCGTTTTCCCAGTTTAAGTCCGCTTGTGTCACGTCAAATAGATGCAAATAATATTGACCTGTTTCATCGTCGTATTGCCAAGCGGATCCTCCGAATTTTGACTCCCAATTGGTAGGGGGCTCTCCAGTTTCTTTTCCGTCTTTCCAAATATAAAAATCACGGTACGGACTTTCTTTCGATTTTCGAGCTTCAATAAACCATGAATGTTTTGTAGAAGTATGGTTTACAACTATATCCATGATCACCTTAATGCCCCGTTTATGGGCTTCATTTAAAAGCTCGTCAAAGTCATCCATCGTTCCGTACGTTTCATCGATGGAATAATAATCGCTTATGTCATAGCCATTATCCCTTTGGGGGGATTGATAAATAGGCGTAATCCAAATACAGTCGATCCCCAGAGTTTTTAAATAGTCGAGTTTGGCCGTGATTCCTTTAATATCGCCAATTCCGTCACCGGAAGCGTCATAAAAGCTTTTTGGATAAATTTGATATACTACGGCTTTTTTCCACCATGGCTGTTTCATCTTCGTTGCACAGGAAACATTTTCGAAAATAGACGCGGGATACGGTCCGCATCTGTCAAAATTGCTTCCTGTGTTTCCTCCTTTCTTGGTGTAATGGAATTGATAATCAGCATGATTAAGAATGCTCTTAAGCTAGTAACCATTTTGCTTGATCAAGTGAAAAAATCCATGCAGCAAAATATTAGCTAAAACAGGCATCTATACCATTGAGTTCATTGCAGTAAGATCCATATCTCCCAAAAATCAAGTGAAGAAAGAGGGGGAGCGCGGCGGTCGAAATTGAATGCCTGTTGAAGCAGAGCGGCCCCTTATGATGTTCGCTTATGCTGTCGCCATAAGGGAAGTTGCTGAAGACATATTTCCATTTGATTAACTAGTCCATTTTCAGTGCTGAAAACAGAGAGGGGTCAAGGCTAAAAGCGTCTGACCCCTAATGTTTCCATTAAATTTCTTCTTTGGAAAATTTACTGAAAATGACGGTGAGAATAAATGGAACTACAAGCACGATTCCGATTCCAAGGAAAAATGTCCCCCAATATTCATGTTTAATGGAAAGGAACCCCGGTAAACCGCCAACTCCGACGGAAAAAGCATTCACTTTGCCGATGGAGAGAATCATACCCGCAATAGCTGATCCAATCAGGGCGCTAATAAATGGGTAGCGATACCGCAAGTTCACACCAAACATCGCTGGTTCAGTAATACCTAAATAAGCGGATAGCGCTGCGGTTCCGGAAAGACCGCGCAGTTTTTGGCTTTTCTTAGCCAGAAACATCATCGCCAACGCCGCTGATCCTTGAGAAATATTGGAAAGGGCGAGGATTGGCCAGAGGAAAGTTCCTCCGGTTGTTCCGATCAACTGCAAGTCAACGGCTAAGAAGGTGTGATGCATTCCCGTTATGACTAGCACTGCGTATAATCCTCCGTAAATCAGTCCGCCTAGCCATGCAAAGTGGTCAAAGATCCATACAATCCCTGACGTAATTTCATTACCAAGCCAGAAGGTGGTTGGACCGATGATGATAAATGAGGCGAACCCGGTAATCAGCAAAGCGACCGGTGCCACAACCAGCAACTTTATGGAATCATGAACACGCTTGTTTAAAAATACTTCGATTTTTGCCAGCAAATAGGAAGCAAACAAAATCGGCAATACTTGTCCTTGATAACCGACTTGCTGAACTTTCAATCCGAATAAATCCCAATACTTGATGGCTCCTTTAGCTTTCGCTTCAGCATAGCCCCAGGCATTAAGCAAATCCGGGTGAACAAGCATTAAACCTAGTACGATCCCGAGCAAAGGGCTGCCTCCAAACCGCTTTACGGCTGACCAACCGATTAATGCAGGCAAGAATGTAAATGCCGTATTGGCAATCAGGTTAATCATGCTGGCGATATCGGCCCAATTTTGGTGAACCTCTATAAAGGATTTCCCTTTGTAAAAAATATCTTGTCCTGTTAAAATATTGTTAATCCCCATCAAGAGACCGGCCGTAACGATCGCTGGAAGGATCGGTATAAAAATATCCGCCAATACTTTAATCGCACGTTGAAGCGGATTCATTTTTTGGGCTGCCGCATTTTTTACCTCTTCTTTAGTGGCAGTTCCGATGCCGGTTTCTTGAACGAATACATCGAATACTTTATCTACAATTCCTTGACCAATTACCACTTGAAATTGGCCGTTTGCCGAAAATGAACCTTTTACAAGATCAATATTTTCCAACTTTTTTTTGTCGACTTTCTCTTCATCATTTAAAACGAGACGAAGACGAGTAACGCAGTGAGTGCCAGTGTTGATATTTTCTTTGCCGCCGACCGCTTCGATGATTTGCCGGACCGAGTCGCGATATTCACTCATTTCTTTCCCCTCCGTAACCGTTTTCAATAGTGGCCAAAATTATAAATTGAAAGAAAGATAACTAAAAATCTAATGAAATGATCGCTTCACCGGGTGAAGAATTTTAATTTGTATATACAAGATTTACTTTTATTGTATTCATGTATATACAAGGTGTCAAGAAAAAATATAAAACGTTTTCATGAACGTTTATTGAAAAAAAGATGAAAACTTTTGGCTTTCTGGTAAAATAAAAACCATATTTTACAGTAGTAAAGGGAATGAGTAGGTCAACTGCGGTTCAACTGATAAAACGACAGTCGGAAACGATGGTTTCTACAAGTAATTTGTCTGATGACATCACAGGATGAAGTTCGTCCGTTCAGCATACAAACTAATAGGAGGTGTTCAAATGAAAACTGCGATTATAACAGATAGTACATCGTATATTCCGGAAACGCTGCGAAAAGAATGGAACATTTATATGATTCCTTTAAATGTGGTGATCGGCGGAGAGTCTTTTAAAGAAGAAATGGACATCACGGCGGAACAGTTTTATGAAGAAGTCCAGAATGAACAGAAGCTTCCCACAACTTCTCAGCCCTCCATCGGTCAGTTTGTAGAGTTGTTTGAAGATTTATCAAAAGAGTATGATGCGGCTATTTGCATCCTTCTTTCCAGCGGGATAAGCGGTACTTATCAAACTTCAGTTGCTGCGGGTAAAATGGTCGACGGACTCGAAGTTTTTTCTTATGATTCCGAAATCAGCTGTGCTGCTCAAGGATTTTATGTAATGGCTGCCAGCCGATTGGCAAGGGAAGGAATGGAGCCCCAAAACATACTGAAGAAGCTCGATGAATTGAAAGCTACTCTCCGCGCTTATTTTATGGTGGACGACCTTGACCATTTAAAACGAGGCGGGAGATTGTCGGGTGCTCAAGCGTTTGTGGGAAATTTGCTACAAGTAAAACCTCTTCTCCACTTTGAAAACAAAGTGATTGTTCCTTTTGAAAAAATCCGTACGAAAAAAAGAGCTTTAAAACGGATCGAACAATTATTTTCCGAAGACTATCAGAAAGGAATTCCGCTTCAAGCTGCTATAATCCATGCCAATCGCCCTCAGGAAGCTTCTGACTGGATGGAAGAATTAAAGAATCAATATCCTGAAACAGAATTCCAGATCAGTTATTTCGGTCCTGTCATCGGCACGCATCTTGGCGAAGGGGCTTTAGGAATGACTTGGGCGAAAAAACTATTCTAGCAAAGCACCATTTTCTATTCGGCCAAAATTGACGGGGGCTGCTGTCTATCTTAGCCCCTTAAGCCGTAAAACGATCTCTTTATACATTTGAATAGAGGTGAAATATGAACCGCTTTTCCTCTTCTGTCCAATCTTTTACATCCGGCCGCCATTTGCTGCTTTCAGAACTTCCCTTTCCTCAAGATTTGATTCAACACCATTTAAACAACGGATATTTGCAATTGGAAGACGGTATTCGCAAAGAAGGCCGATATTATGTTTGCGCCCGCTGCGGAAATCGAGATCCCCAAATGTTTGCCTCATTTCCTTGCGCCCGTTGCCGGAAGTTTTGCCTTTATTGCCGCTGTTGTATAATGATGGGCCGTGTATCAGAATGCACTCCTTTAGTTTCATGGAAAGGACCGCCACCTCGTTCCGTTACCAGTCACGATTTGCTTCAGTGGGACGGCCGATTATCCAAGGGACAATTAACGGCAGCTAGGGCTGTTCAAAACGCGGTAGAAGAGAAGGGAGACTTATTAGTCTGGGCTGTTTGCGGAGCAGGGAAAACGGAAATTCTTTTTGACGGTATAAATGCCGCGCTTCAGAAAGGAGACCGTGTCTGCATCGCTGCTCCGCGGACAGATGTTGTTCTTGAACTGTCGCCAAGACTGAAAAAAGTTTTTCCCACGGTCCCTGTTACAGCGTTGTACGGAGGAAGCCCGCAGCGAAATGAATACGGCTCTCTTGTCATATCCACAACTCATCAATTGTATCGATACAAAGAAGCGTTTGACGTTGTAATCGTAGATGAAGTCGATGCCTTCCCTTATTCCTATGATCCCACGTTGCAATATGCGGTGGAAAAATCGCGTAAGCCTTCCTCGGCCATGATCTATTTAACGGCCACTCCAAATGAAATATGGCAGCGGCAATGCCGGCAAGGAAAAAGAAAATTTGTCTCCATACCCGCCCGTTATC of the Bacillus smithii genome contains:
- a CDS encoding sensor histidine kinase; this encodes MSLRGIKTEKLDEILDKMISTVNQSKDEIFEIGERCRQDLESGLMELKAIKDEVKQALQQEEELDYQTKQARRRLSEVSKFFHTYSEKDIRKAYQYAHDLQTKLILTKQKAKQLMERRDDLERRLKNLKNTIERADNLVAQISVVLKYMTSDMKQIGQALEDAKLKQEFGLRILEAQEEEKKRLSREIHDGPAQMMANVLMRSDLIEKVYKERGVEEALVEIRNLKNMVRSALYEVRRIIYDLRPMALDDLGLVPALNKFLSTLEEYNRSIQRNTTIRFRNIGLEVRLPSKLEIALFRLIQESVQNALKHSNASEIVVKLEIGKEKVLAVIKDNGQGFDIHKRKSNSFGILGMKERIELLEGELNIDSKPGKGTVVRLSVPIHVHGKD
- a CDS encoding response regulator, translating into MATKIVIIDDHQLFREGVKRILEFEKSFKIVAEGDDGSDVLELVERHRPDVVLMDINMPGVNGVEATKQLVDAYPKTKVIILSIHDDENYVAHALTSGARGYLLKEMDADALIEAVKVVAEGGSYLHPKVTHNLIADYRRLTSSDRKKGFQQGEVRRPYHLLTKRECEVLQLLADGKSNRAIGEALYISEKTVKNHVSNILQKMNVNDRTQAVVTAIKRGWVEVR
- the treR gene encoding trehalose operon repressor, producing the protein MRNNKYRQIYQELEDKIQNGVYKPMETLPSENELCELYDTSRETIRKALNLLAQNGLIQKIRGKGSIVLDTPKMSFPISGLVSFKELQDSLWGNSRTIVYDLGLIHPDPWLSRQLNVSDKTEVWKVIRAREIKGERVILDRDFFIKQYVPLLTKEICEHSIYEYLENELGLAISFAKKEIVVEPCTEEDIRFLDIKDYNHIVVVKNYVYLEDATLFQYTESRHRLDKFRFVDFARRNKHG
- the treC gene encoding alpha,alpha-phosphotrehalase, whose protein sequence is MKQPWWKKAVVYQIYPKSFYDASGDGIGDIKGITAKLDYLKTLGIDCIWITPIYQSPQRDNGYDISDYYSIDETYGTMDDFDELLNEAHKRGIKVIMDIVVNHTSTKHSWFIEARKSKESPYRDFYIWKDGKETGEPPTNWESKFGGSAWQYDDETGQYYLHLFDVTQADLNWENETLRKKLYKMMHFWLQKGVDGFRLDVINLISKDRRFPDDPEGDGRKFYTDGPRIHEYLQEMNREVFSQYDIMTVGEMSSTTIENCILYTRPDRRELNMTFNFHHLKVDYPNGEKWTKAELDFPQLKSILSTWQTKMQEGGGWNALFWCNHDQPRIVSRYGDDGRYRVESAKMLATTIHMMQGTPYIYQGEEIGMTNPYFSSIEEYRDVESLNMHKILLEQGKSEAEVMDILMQKSRDNSRTPVQWNDKENAGFTTGTPWIGLAKNYKEINVEKALKDPDSIFYHYQKLIKLRKEYDIVTEGDYRLILKDHPQIFAYLRTGKSGEKLLVVNNFFAEETTFEKPEFLEEDSGKVLISNYKDTPEHFRRLVLRPYESVVYYIR
- the treP gene encoding PTS system trehalose-specific EIIBC component, coding for MSEYRDSVRQIIEAVGGKENINTGTHCVTRLRLVLNDEEKVDKKKLENIDLVKGSFSANGQFQVVIGQGIVDKVFDVFVQETGIGTATKEEVKNAAAQKMNPLQRAIKVLADIFIPILPAIVTAGLLMGINNILTGQDIFYKGKSFIEVHQNWADIASMINLIANTAFTFLPALIGWSAVKRFGGSPLLGIVLGLMLVHPDLLNAWGYAEAKAKGAIKYWDLFGLKVQQVGYQGQVLPILFASYLLAKIEVFLNKRVHDSIKLLVVAPVALLITGFASFIIIGPTTFWLGNEITSGIVWIFDHFAWLGGLIYGGLYAVLVITGMHHTFLAVDLQLIGTTGGTFLWPILALSNISQGSAALAMMFLAKKSQKLRGLSGTAALSAYLGITEPAMFGVNLRYRYPFISALIGSAIAGMILSIGKVNAFSVGVGGLPGFLSIKHEYWGTFFLGIGIVLVVPFILTVIFSKFSKEEI
- a CDS encoding DegV family protein, with the protein product MKTAIITDSTSYIPETLRKEWNIYMIPLNVVIGGESFKEEMDITAEQFYEEVQNEQKLPTTSQPSIGQFVELFEDLSKEYDAAICILLSSGISGTYQTSVAAGKMVDGLEVFSYDSEISCAAQGFYVMAASRLAREGMEPQNILKKLDELKATLRAYFMVDDLDHLKRGGRLSGAQAFVGNLLQVKPLLHFENKVIVPFEKIRTKKRALKRIEQLFSEDYQKGIPLQAAIIHANRPQEASDWMEELKNQYPETEFQISYFGPVIGTHLGEGALGMTWAKKLF